The Tripterygium wilfordii isolate XIE 37 chromosome 5, ASM1340144v1, whole genome shotgun sequence DNA segment TGTGGAATAGACCCCTTTTGGATTGTATAGCAGATGATAACATATTAGTGTCTTTCTTTTTGCATTTGTtgttccaaaaacaaaaatggagaaGAGAGGAAAGGATTAGCTTATATGTTctacttaattattttttcagtaATCTAGCTTATACACTTGTGTAATGTGTAAGGAGTAAGCACCATGTTGAGATGTGAGATGGTTATCAAAATTTATCGGTGCCAGCCTGCAAACTTTTGTGAATTTATTGAAGTTTAGATGATGGCACTTAGTTGCGTTTTGTTACTTTAGCACCTCTGTTATTTCTGAGTCTCAGAGTCAAATAGTAGAGACGCAGGACCTAGTAAGCAGAGACATAAGACACAATAAGGACACTCCCGATACGGGAATTTCCCAAAATTTGCAGGACTCTGCATTCACTTTGATTGGATTTAACTTTCAAAAGggttaaacaattaaatgtAGAATTTTGCAAATCGTAAGTTCTACGAAATAGAGAGAAACATTAACAACATTTCCAAAATAACTTGATAGTGGCGTAACTCATCTCCTGGACACCATCAGTGATTTCTCTACTAGGCTTTTAGATGACCAGAAAAACACACTATCCTGTCAGCTAAATCCCTTTCTTTTATGAAGATAACCTCAATGCTTCAATTTTATGTTGGCTGACGAAACTGCTTTACCACGATGgttaaaaataatgaaatcaagGTTGGCCGGCAACGAAACAATCCTGCATTTCACAAAAGTTCAGGTCATCGATTGATATGCTTTAGGAGAAACAACACCCAAGCATGAATCTATGATTCTACAAATCTAACTTGCAAGCAGCAAGAAACAAAGCAACAAAGAATATCATCACAGAGACTAAAACATGTAAAATGAAACAACATTGAAAACAGTGAAAGTCGGCGATTGCCCATGGCCTCTAAATATACGGGGAAAAGCCGCTTCAAACAAACGGCATTTGTTCCTCTTATAGTTTGTATTGCATTTAAATTATGCACACAAACATATAAACTAAAGTGGGATTCACAATAAAATGACTTGGAAAGTGATGGTGGGGATGTTGAGATTTAGTTAACAGCTAAATCTAAGCTTCTCCATATTTTTTACACGCAAATTTGCGATCTTTCTTTATGATCACAAAGTTGCAATATCTCTTGTGGAAGGAATATACAATAGCCATTTTCCAAGCACTAAGAAACAGTACCATTGTTTGGATTCGAAATCATATAGCATGAACTGTAAATAACCTTATGAACAAAGTCAATTGAGAGGGAATCATTGTACCAAAATTTCCTCAGCGCTAATGTAAAGCGGTAGTCATATgttcaaagaagaaaagaatgcAGCTATTCTTTTAGCACTAGATCCTATATTAATCTATATCATTCTTTATCACTATTATTCCTGTCTTTTTcactctcttcttctctaccgAATCTCCCACTTGAAGTTCTTCAAATCAAacatttcaaaatcaaatatataCTAGACAATCAATGCTCATGAGTTCACAATCAAGACAACAATCTCTTACGTAAAGAAAACAAAGGTAACAGCATTATAAGCAACTATCGATCTCACTGAATATTCATTAAGAAGCATTAAGTGAGCAAGTCATGAATATGAAATCAAATAGAGTACTTTCACTTCATGTGTGTAAAGGCAATGCTGCATGACTACAGTGACAGGAACTCCAAATATCTCCTACCCATGTTTctaagaaggagaagaaagaagacaCAACACCTGGGTGCAACTATATGATAATGGAAGTGTGTAAACTTTGATTTTGGCGAAGAATCAATTCAATGGCATAACATTCATTCCACAGTAAAGCAAGCTGGTAATGATCTCCAAATGACTCAATAAGGTGCATCTGTTATAGCAACTACTGTACTGATACTCCATAGTCAGGCCACCTTATACATAAGAACTAAATAAGGGTGTACGTACTCAATCCATTCTCACTCGTAATTTCCACTAAGGCGCAATATTTTTAATCCAAATCCTGGTGAAGGAAAACTAGAACAGAGTAAGTAACAAAATAGAACAAAAGAATAAATACCTATTCTCCTCCGAATCCGGGTATATGGAGAGGAAATTTCCTGGCACAGTTAGGGCTGCCCACATAGAGAAAACTAACCCTAATAGCAACTCAACCACCACCTGTATTCACCAAAAACCCTATAATCCATGACCACCATACACCCCACAATACAATAAACCAAATCCTTTcacaaatatgcaaaaaatgAAATCCTTACATTAATGGGCGGCCCTGAGAATTCTTCCTCTGTGATCTTAAGCAATCCCCTATCTGCAGCCAAATCATAAATCAAACACAACACCAAATCAAAAAGTTCAAATTTTTCTGCAAAATTTTCAAACTAACATAAGCATATTTTATACATATGAGTAGGCAAAACTAATTGCAATTTAGGTTAAACTGCAGAGAAGGAGAATACATTGAATTGTTGAATAAGCGGCATGAGCGAGAATCAGAACCCCCAACACGCCAACCACAAACCCTATACCCATTTTTGAACAGGCACAGTTTCCCAGAATCGGATCCGGGTTTACCGACGACGATGGAGGTGCTTCGACTCTGACGGAGAAACCAAAGCAACGACTCTGAACGAAGAATTCCCGCAGAGCTCCCTCTCTCAGTCGATATCGACTTGCTTTCAAACGATGTCGTTTTAAGATTTCTAAATAGGTGTTAGGAAATAGTAACCAACACTTTTTGGGCCAATTCTTCGTCCAGCCCATTAGAAGTGTTGCCTGGGCCTGGGCTATTTGCAAATAATTCTAGTCTCACATGAATTAGTTGAGGCCTTGGCTGAAACCTAATGTTGGAAGATAACGTAGGATAGAGTGATATTCGTAAACACTGAAATGAGCATAGGTCTATATCACAAATTATAATAATGAAAATATTCATAAAACTTGAATTTATGATCTTCCACTTATACTAAGAATTATCGCGATCAAGTTATCATCTCAGCCAACGACTCTTGGTTTAGGAGACATTCTATGTACTTAATTTTGGTTGACACCATTTTAGTTTTAATTCAATTAATAATAACTATTATAATTGGAATATTAAAATaatggcaaaatacaaaatttgAATTAATTGGAAAATATTTGTGTCTAGAACCAACGGAAGCAAatttaaaaaaggaaataaaattaaaaataaaaaaaaagttttctttcCAAACAAGAAAGGAAGCAAGGCCTCTCCTATATATACTCGACAAGTATTCGGATCTCCAACCCCACGTTTTGTATCTGCTTCGGATACTTTCTCCCTCTGTTGCTGCAACTCTTGCGATCAACCATGTCGAACCAAGCTGAATCCTCTGACTCGTAAGTTCCCAGATCTCTGCTCACGAGCACTTCTTCTCTCTGTTAGCTGTTCTTCGATGTGgaatttgtcttttgttttgtcaATGAATGTggatttttgttttggattgtGATTTTATGTGTTGTGCGTTCGATTGACAGTAAGGGAACGAAGAGGGACTTTAGTACTGCAATTCTCGAGCGGAAGAAGGCGGCGAATCGCCTGGTTGTTGATGAGGCTATCAACGATGACAATTCCGTCGTGGCGCTCCACCCGGATACCATGGAAAAGCTCCAACTCTTTCGTGGAGACACGATCTTGATTAAGGTTTGGTTTTTAGCAGAATTATTATTGATTGAGGGACTTGATTTGCACCTGTTATTACTGTACTTTATCGTTCgttgagatttgaagttgtGTGTTTACCGCTGATGTTGGGGAATTAGGGTTTTCCGGAGAGAGATTTCTTGTTTTTATCTTGGAGTTTTGGGCTTTAGATTGTGGCCTACGAATTGGCGTGTCCTCTAGTTTTTTAATCTCAACGATGGATTTGAGGATGTGTTTTACTGCATTGGACTGGGGCTTTTAGTTTCTCATAGGTAAAGCCTGACTTCTACCCTGTCTTTGTTAATAGAGACACTTTAATGGGACTTTGAGAAATCTGGCTTATTTTGATTGGTGTGTGGGTAGAAAatccattgaagaagagaagatagctTTTTTATCGGGGGCTTTCTTTGTGATTGTTGTGAGGGGGAAAAAAGAGGGGGGTCTGACTTTGTTTGATTAGATAGAATTGAGGGCTTATGCTGATAATCTCCATAGAAACTTTCGAATCTATAATATGGCCAACACATATTCATGTAAATATGTCTGAATTTTTGTGTTTAGCTGTTTTCTGGTTTTTGTATTGACGggatttatatttttgtgttcttttgctTTGGATATTCAGGGTAAGAAAAGGAAGGATACAATCTGCATTGCCCTTGCTGATGATACATGTGATGAACCAAAGATCAGGATGAACAAGGTTGTGAGGTCTAACCTTAGGGTTAGGCTTGGGGATGTTGTCTCTGTGCACCAGTGTCCTGATGTGAAGTATGGAAAGCGTGTGCATATTCTGCCAGTGGATGACACAATAGAAGGGGTTACTGGAAATCTTTTTGATGCATATTTGAAACGTGAGTTCATTTTATCCTTTTATTCTCTCTAATACTTATGTGAGGCCATGAGACCCATGACAGGAACAATGCCCCTCCCTTCCCCTTATACTAAGGCTTTCGAGGGTGgtaaaaaattgattttaaagGTTTATGTTGAATATTACATGccattgtttgtttctttttatgcTTGCGATCATCTAATCTTTGTTTAGATATTGGTTTGAGCACCAAATTATGATACACAGCAATTTCATGAACTTGGTCGCTAGTATACTCTCACTGAGATTGTTGTACTTTATGGTACCAGAGTCTGGAGATTTCTTTGAGACTCATAGGAGGCACTACCTCTATCATTATAGCTTTTTGGTGTTCTTCCTCAGATGAAGAAACATTTTCTGCCACTGCAGTTCAAAACTTGGTTGCCTATCTCACATGAGTCAGATGTGTGGGTTAATTACTGTCTTTGTTAATATACCTTTTGCTTTGCATGCTTTTACATGCAGCTTATTTCCTTGAGGCATACCGTCCAGTGAGGAAGGGTGATCTTTTTCTCGTTAGAGGTGGAATGAGAAGTGTGGAGTTCAAGGTTATTGAGACTGACCCTCCAGAATACTGTGTGGTTGCCCCCGATACGGAGATTTTCTGCGAGGGAGAACCTGTGAAAAGGGAGGATGAGAATAGATTGGATGAGGTTGGCTATGATGATGTTGGTGGTGTTAGAAAACAGATGGCTCAGATTCGAGAGTTAGTGGAACTTCCATTGAGGCATCCACAGCTGTTTAAGTCAATTGGTGTAAAACCACCTAAAGGAATCCTTCTGTATGGGCCTCCTGGCTCTGGAAAGACTCTAATTGCCCGTGCTGTTGCTAATGAGACTGGCGCTTTCTTTTTCTGTATAAATGGACCAGAGATAATGTCAAAGTTGGCAGGGGAGAGTGAAAGCAATCTCAGGAAGGCATTTGAGGAAGCAGAAAAGAATGCCCCATCCATTATATTCATTGATGAGATTGACTCAATTGCACCCAAGCGAGAGAAGACACATGGAGAAGTGGAGAGGAGGATTGTGTCCCAGCTCTTGACGCTCATGGACGGGCTTAAATCGCGTGCTCATGTCATTGTTATTGGGGCTACAAATCGTCCCAATAGCATCGACCCAGCTCTGAGAAGATTTGGAAGATTTGACAGGGAAATTGATATTGGTGTACCAGATGAGGTTGGGAGACTTGAGGTTCTTCGTATTCATACAAAGAACATGAAGCTTGCTGAGGATGTAAGATCAAATAGCATTTTGTTCTCATGGATTATACACTTCCTTTCCATGTTGACGATGCTGAAGGAATCTGTCAAAtttgtcctattttgatgctttgtattGTACAGGTTGACTTGGAAAGAATTGCGAAGGATACCCATGGTTATGTGGGTGCTGATCTGGCGGCTCTGTGTACCGAGGCTGCACTTCAATGCATCAGGGAAAAGATGGATGTAATTGATTTGGAAGATGAAACAATAGATGCTGAAATACTGAACTCCATGGCAGTAACCCAAGAACACTTCCAGACTGCTCTTGGAACAAGCAATCCTTCTGCTTTGCGTGAAACAGTAAGAGTAGTCCTTTTTATGGTGACTTTGAGTTACTCTGATTCTTGAAATCTCATTTATATGGCTGTCTCTAATCAATAATTTTGGATCAGGTTGTTGAGGTGCCCAATGTCAGTTGGCAGGACATTGGTGGTCTTGAGAATGTTAAAAGGGAGCTTCAAGAGGTAATTTGCCATACGGGTTTCACATATTCTTTACcagttatttttatttattatctaCTTGTTAACAACTCAAAAATTTTATTCCTGTTTTACTTTGTGAAACAGACTGTTCAATATCCCGTGGAGCATCCCGAGAAATTTGAGAAGTTTGGAATGTCTCCCTCTAAGGGAGTTCTTTTCTATGGTCCTCCTGGATGCGGTAAAACTCTCCTGGCAAAAGCTATTGCAAATGAATGTCAGGCAAACTTCATTAGTATCAAGGGTCCTGAATTGCTTACCATGTGGTTTGGAGAGAGTGAGGCAAATGTACGAGAAATTTTTGACAAGGCTCGCCAGTCTGCCCCTTGTGTCCTATTTTTTGATGAACTTGACTCGATTGCTACTCAGGTTTGTTTTATTAGTTTATTCGTACCAGTCTACCGGAAGTACCTTAAGCCACATGTTCACCTGTAATGTTGTGACTGATCACTGATGTGAATTTTGAAAATAGGGAGCCATCATTGCATTTCCTGTTGTATTGTTTCTTAGTTTTGTATGGTGAGAAGATAGAAAAGTAGCAATACAAATAGTTGTTACTTGAGAAAAGCATGCATCTTTGATTTCTTAGGTAGTTGCTTGATTTAATGCTATTATATTATCGAATAATTTAACTTCAGTAATTTGGGTAGACAATTAATAAGTCTGTTGCGCAGCAATTGCCTACGAACTTGTGATGTTGGGATGACCAAGTAAATCAGTTTGGTGCTCAGTTGTTTGTACTTGGTACAGATGTATTACTGTGGCAATACAGTTGATGTCTTACTCTTGGCTTACATATGTTCCTTTTGACATGTTAACTTTCAGAGAGGTAGCAGTACAGGAGATGCTGGCGGTGCTGCTGACAGGGTTTTGAACCAGCTTCTCACAGAGATGGACGGCATGTCTGCAAAGAAAACTGTTTTCATCATCGGCGCGACCAATAGGCCAGACATTATTGATCCTGCACTACTCCGTCCTGGTCGTCTTGATCAGTTGATCTACATCCCCCTACCTGATGAGGAATCTCGTCTTCAAATCTTCAAAGCTTGCTTGAGGAAATCCCCAGTATCCAAAGATGTTGACCTTAGAGCACTTGCGAAGTACACTAATGGATTCAGTGGTGCTGATATAACCGAGATATGTCAGCGTTCTTGTAAATATGCTATTCGAGAGAACATTGAGAAGGTATGGTTATTTGAATCATATCCCTTCTGCTAAGAGTGCAGGAATGGACTTGCCCACCTAGTATCTAATAATTTAATTGAACAAACAACTTGTATTTGCAGGATATTGAGAGGGAGAGGAGAAGAAGGGATAACCCAGAGGCTATGGAGGAGGATGTTGATGATGAAGTTGCAGAAATCAAGGCAGCACATTTTGAGGAATCAATGAAGTATGCTCGCAGGAGTGTGAGCGATGCTGATATTCGTAAATACCAGGCATTTGCGCAGACACTGCAGCAGTCCAGAGGATTCGGAACTGAATTCAGGTTTGCTGAAGCAGGCACTGGTGGAGCTGCAGCATCTGACCCTTTCGCTGCGTCTGCTGGGGGTGCTGAAGAAGATGACCTTTATAGTTAGAAATTTATCTTTGAATTTGCATATGCTGTTTATGCCTATACATTTATATGATAGAATTGTTTATTATGCAGATGATGTTGTAAAAGCCTTCCTTGGGGAATTATTTAATCCAAAAATACCTCGTCTTTGGCTTGCAGAACATTACTGGATGCCCTTTTATTTTAAGGCTGAATTTAAACATTGTTGGACCAGGGTTAATTGGTAGGAATGGGAGGGAggggtgccggggctctgctgtaaaaaaattacagcaggcctcgctgtaataacaatttgagacgaaaaaattttttattttattttgaaaaaattatagatgtgtagtttatgatctaacgaatccaacgatatattttttgttcaaaacaaaaatcatatgccaTATgcaaaatgcttaacaattttagaccgtcggatataaactcaaaacattcggtgtttggatgaagatgaatttgatttttgtttcgaacaaaaaatatatggttggattcgttagatcataaactacacatttataattttttcaaaataaaataaaaaatttttgaGACCCAAATTACCTACAGTGAGATCTGCTATAGTTTTTACTACAGCGGACCCCTGCCACCTTAGGAGGGAGAGTGCAATGCAATTGGACATGTTTTTAGTATGGCATGTTGATTGATGAGGGGCACTATGCCACTATTTGACTAGTCAAGTCACTTTATGGGAGACAAAACATGCAAAACTAGAGAttgattgaattgttttatcgGTATTTCCTCTCAATTATCGATATAACCGAATTGATCGGttgattaattttaaaaaagaaaacaaatatttttataaagaaTCGACTAAAAACCCGGTCTATAAGATAAATAATTTATCAATCAATGGGttaaattcatgtaaaaaaTCACTTTTGGCAAGTTGGGCTGGATAAGGGTTATTGGTATTTCAAGTAATAGAAACTAGGGTGTAAATGGTCGGATTTttattatatgaatttaattgcacCAATGGCCGATTATCGACAATTATTTTGGTTATTTCGATC contains these protein-coding regions:
- the LOC119998151 gene encoding cell division cycle protein 48 homolog, with the translated sequence MSNQAESSDSKGTKRDFSTAILERKKAANRLVVDEAINDDNSVVALHPDTMEKLQLFRGDTILIKGKKRKDTICIALADDTCDEPKIRMNKVVRSNLRVRLGDVVSVHQCPDVKYGKRVHILPVDDTIEGVTGNLFDAYLKPYFLEAYRPVRKGDLFLVRGGMRSVEFKVIETDPPEYCVVAPDTEIFCEGEPVKREDENRLDEVGYDDVGGVRKQMAQIRELVELPLRHPQLFKSIGVKPPKGILLYGPPGSGKTLIARAVANETGAFFFCINGPEIMSKLAGESESNLRKAFEEAEKNAPSIIFIDEIDSIAPKREKTHGEVERRIVSQLLTLMDGLKSRAHVIVIGATNRPNSIDPALRRFGRFDREIDIGVPDEVGRLEVLRIHTKNMKLAEDVDLERIAKDTHGYVGADLAALCTEAALQCIREKMDVIDLEDETIDAEILNSMAVTQEHFQTALGTSNPSALRETVVEVPNVSWQDIGGLENVKRELQETVQYPVEHPEKFEKFGMSPSKGVLFYGPPGCGKTLLAKAIANECQANFISIKGPELLTMWFGESEANVREIFDKARQSAPCVLFFDELDSIATQRGSSTGDAGGAADRVLNQLLTEMDGMSAKKTVFIIGATNRPDIIDPALLRPGRLDQLIYIPLPDEESRLQIFKACLRKSPVSKDVDLRALAKYTNGFSGADITEICQRSCKYAIRENIEKDIERERRRRDNPEAMEEDVDDEVAEIKAAHFEESMKYARRSVSDADIRKYQAFAQTLQQSRGFGTEFRFAEAGTGGAAASDPFAASAGGAEEDDLYS
- the LOC119998155 gene encoding membrane magnesium transporter-like; translated protein: MGWTKNWPKKCWLLFPNTYLEILKRHRLKASRYRLREGALREFFVQSRCFGFSVRVEAPPSSSVNPDPILGNCACSKMGIGFVVGVLGVLILAHAAYSTIQYRGLLKITEEEFSGPPINVVVELLLGLVFSMWAALTVPGNFLSIYPDSEENRIVSLPANLDFIIFNHRGKAVSSANIKLKH